A stretch of Lysinibacillus agricola DNA encodes these proteins:
- a CDS encoding GNAT family N-acetyltransferase — protein MEFQLQQLAENKLAFVYEQEGERIAEITWQQKGQVMVMDHTYVSDKLRGQGVAKKLLDRAAAYAREQGYKMEAVCSYVVAAFEKTNAYDDVKQ, from the coding sequence ATGGAATTTCAATTACAACAGCTAGCAGAAAATAAGCTTGCTTTTGTCTATGAGCAAGAAGGGGAAAGAATAGCAGAAATTACGTGGCAGCAGAAGGGCCAAGTAATGGTAATGGATCACACATATGTATCAGATAAGCTCCGTGGCCAAGGTGTGGCCAAAAAATTGTTGGATCGTGCAGCAGCTTATGCGCGTGAACAGGGTTATAAAATGGAGGCTGTTTGCTCGTATGTAGTTGCAGCATTTGAAAAAACTAATGCTTATGATGATGTAAAACAATAA